The following is a genomic window from Streptomyces lincolnensis.
TCGATCCCGTCCGGCAACATGTTCCCGCCCGGCACGGCCAGGACCCGGCCGGAGATCTACGCGATGGGCCTCCGCAACCCGTTCCGGATGAGCGTGGACAAGGCCACCGGCATCGTCTACGTCGGCGACTACGGCCCCGATGCCGGCGCCACCTCGGCGCGCGGGCCGCAGGGCCAGGTCGAGTTCAACCGCATCACGGGCCCGGGCTTCTACGGCTGGCCGTACTGCAACGGCACGAACACGAGCTCCGAGACGTTCGCCGAGTGGGACTTCGCCACCAACACGGCAGGCGCGAAGTACAACTGCTCGGGCGGGCCGACGAACAACTCGTTCCGCAATACCGGCTTGAGCACGCTGCCCCCCGCCAAGGCCGCCTGGATCCGTTACGGCGGCGACGCCGGCAGCCCGCCGGCGTTCGGCGGCGGCTCGGAGTCGCCGATGGCGGGCCCGGTGTACCGGTACGACCCCGACGTCAGCTCGCCCACGAAGTTCCCGCAGTCGTTCGACGGGCAGTTCTTCGCCACGGAGTTCGGCCGCGGCTGGATCAAGCCGATCCACCTCAACGCCGACGGCTCCCCGGGGACCATCGACAGCTTCCCCTGGACCGGCAAGCAGGTGATCGACTCGGCGTTCGGCCCGGACGGCTCCTACTACGTGCTGGACTACGGCGCCGGGCTGTACCAGGGCGACCAATACTCCGCCCTGTACCGCTTCGACTACGTCGGCGGCGGCAACCGGGCACCCACGGCGATCGCCGGCGCCAACCGGACCTCCGGCGCGGCGCCGTTGACCGTGACATTCTCCTCGGCCGGCTCATCCGACCCTGACGGTGGGGCACTGACCTATGCGTGGAACTTCGGTGACGGCACCACCTCCACCGCAGCCAACCCGACGAAGACGTACAACACGAACGGCGACTACACGGCCACGCTGACCGTGCGTGACCCGCAGGGTGCCACCGGCACCGCCGACGTGCGGATCACCGTCGGCAACACCGCGCCGACCGTGACCATCAACAGCCCCGCCGCGGGGGAGATCTTCGCCTTCGGCGACACCGTGCCGTACAGCATCACCGTGACGGATCCGGAGGACGGCACGGTCGACTGCGCCAAGGTCAAGCTGACGTACATCGTCGGTCACGACAGCCACGGCCACCCGATCACCTCGAAGACCGGGTGCTCCGGCACGATCACCATCCCGGTCGACGGTGAACACGACGACGCCGCGAACATCTTCGGGGTCTTCGATGCCGAGTACACCGACAACGCCGGGCTCACCACGCACACGCAGCACATCCTTCAGCCGAAGCACCGGCAGGCCGAGCACTACAAGACATCGTCCGGCATCGCCACCTACGACAAGTCGACCGCCGAGGGCGGCAAGTCCGTCGGTGACATCGAGAACGGCGACTGGATCGCGTTCGAGCCGTACAAGCTGAGCAACGCCACGTCGTTCAGCGCCCGGGTGTCGTCAGCCGGCGCGGGCGGCACATTGCAGGTTCGGGCCGGCTCGCCGACCGGCACCGTCCTCGGCTCCGCCACCGTCCCGGTCACCGGCTCGTGGACGAGCTTTACCACCGTCAACGGCTCGATCTCCGGTGCACCGGCCGGCACCACCACGCTCTACCTGACCTTCAGCGGCGGCTCCGGATTCCTCTTCGACGTCGACGCGTTCACCTTCAATCCCGGCGGCGGGCCGACACCCGGCGCGGGTCCGATCGTGGGGCTCGGGGGCAAGTGTCTGGATGTCCGTGACGGCAGCTCGGCGGACGGGACGGCGGTGCAGATCTCGTCGTGTACGAGCGCGGCGAGGCAGCAGTGGACGGTGACCTCGGGGTCGACGGTCAAGGCGTTGGGCAAGTGCCTGGACGTCAGCGGTAACAGCACGGCGGACGGGGCGAAGGTCCAGGTGTGGTCCTGCAATGGTGGCGCCAACCAGAACTGGCAGGCGAACCCGGACGGGTCGCTGCGGAACCCGCAGTCGGGCAAGTGCCTGGACGTGTCGGGCGCCAACTCCGCGGACGGCACCCTCGTGCACCAGTGGACCTGCCATGGCGGAGCAAATCAGAAGTGGACCCTGCCCTGATTCCTGTCACCCGGAAGAGAGCGACGGACATGCGCAGAACACCCCGAACCCTGTTTGGTGGGGCGGCCGCGACACTCGCCGCCCTGGCCCTCCTCGGGCAGCCCAACCCCGCCCATGCCGCGGACACCCCCTACGACGTCCTCGTGTTCTCCAAGACGGCCGGTTTCCGGCACGACTCGATCCCCGCAGGGATCCAGGCCGTCCGCGACCTCGGCGCGGCGAACAGCTTCACGGTGACGGCCACGGAGGACGGCAACCACTTCACCACCGGCAACCTGAGCCGTTACGAGGCGGTGATCTTCCTCAACACCACCGGCGACGTTCTGAACGACGCCCAGCAGTCGGCGTTCCAGTCGTACATCGGCTCGGGCGGCGGCTTCGTCGGCGTTCACTCGGCCGCGGACACGGAGTACAACTGGCCGTTCTACGGCGATCTGGTCGGCGCCTACTTCGCCTCCCACCCCGCAGTCCAGCAGGCCAACGTCAAGGTGGAGGGGCGGGCGCACGCGGCGACCGCCCACCTGCCGCAGACATGGACCCGCACCGATGAGTGGTACAACTTCCGGACCAACCCCCGTACCACCGCGCGCGTGCTCACCACGCTGGACGAGTCGTCGTACTCGGGCGGTTCAATGGGCGCCGACCACCCGCACACCTGGTGCAAGACCTACTCGGGGGGCCGGGCCTTCTACACCGGCGGCGGGCACAGCCAGGCGTCGTACGCGGAGCCGGCGTTCCGGGCGCACCTGCTCGGCGGCATCCGGTACGCGGCAGCCCGGACCAAGGCCGACTGCCGGCCCGAGAACGGCTATACGGCCCTCTACAACGGCTCGACCACCGGCTGGTCGCAGGCCGGCCCAGGCGGCTTCACCAACGCGGACGCCACCCTCGCCTCGTACGGCGGCCTGGGCATGCTCTGGTACAGCGCCCGGCAGTTCACCAACTACTCGCTGAAGCTGGACTGGAAGATGCCCGGCGACGACAACTCCGGCGTGATCGTGGGCTTCCCACCGTCGAGCGACCCGTCGTCGGCACTGGACAACGGCTACGAGGTCCAGATCGACGCCACTGACGCGCCTGACCGCACGACCGGCTCGATCTACGCCGTCAAGGCCCCGGACACGGCTGCCCGGGACGCGGCGCTCAACCCACCGGGCGAGTGGAACACCTTCGAGTTGCTGGTGGAGGGCGAGCGGCTCCAGGTCTGGCTCAATGGCGTGAAGATCAATGACTTCACCAACACCGACCCCGCCCGCTCGCTCGCCGGCCACGTCGGCATCCAGAATCACGGCACGGGGGACGACGTATCGTTCCGCAACGTCCGGATCAAGGAGCTGGGGGGCGGCCCGACACCGGGAGCGGGTCAGATCGTCGGACTCGCGAACAAGTGTCTGGATGTCCGTAACGGCAGCTCGGCGGATGGGACGGCGGTGCAGATCTCGTCGTGCACGGGCTCGGCGGGGCAGAAGTGGACGGTGGCGCCGGGGTCGACGGTCAAGGCGTTGGGCAAGTGCCTGGATGTCAGCGGCAGCGGCACGGCGGACGGGGCGAGAGTCCAGTTGTGGTCCTGCAACGGTGGCGCCAACCAGAACTGGCAGGCGAACCCGGACGGGTCGCTGCGGAACCCGCAGTCGGGCAAGTGCCTGGACGTGTCGGGCGCCACCTCCTCGGACGGCACCCTCGTGCACCTGTGGACCTGCCACGGCGGGGCCAACCAGAAGTGGACCCTGCCCTGAGCTGACGGGGCACGCTGGAAGGGCCACCTGCCACTGGGCGGTGGCCCTTCCGCGTTCCCGGGCCGGGTGTGGCTGACGTCAGGCTGTGCCGCGCTCCGGTTCGGGGATGGCCGAGCACGTGCTCACGAGCAGGCCGGGACGCCCGGCGCATGCGCGTGCGCCCACTCCTGAAGCTCACCACGGAGGGAGCGAAGGCGGCACGTGATGTCACGTACCGCCTTCACTCGTGCGTCTATGCTCGCGTCCAGCGCTGATTGGTGCCGTCGTGGCAGCTCCACGCGATGACCGCGGAGCCGTTGGCGGTGCCCCCGCCGTTGACATCCAGGCACAACCCGCTCTGACCGTTGCGGATCGTGCCGTTGCTGTTGAAGACCCACTGCTGGCTGGCGCCACCGTTGCAGTCCTGGATCTGCACCCGCGTGCCGGCGGCGGCGTCGGCCGGGACGTGCACGCATTTGCCCAGCACCTGCAGCGTGCACCGTTCTGGGTGAACTGCTGGTTGGCGTTGCTGTGGCAGTCCCAGACGATCATCGGTGTGCCGTTGGCCGCGTTTGCGCCGTTGACGTCCAGGCACCGGCCCGAACCCTCGTTGCGCAGCCGGAACGTGGTCGGGGTGGGCGCCGTGTCGTCGAACTGCGTGAAGAAGTTCCACACCACCGCCCGGGTCCACGACCTCTCACCCGGTTCGAAGTCCCCGGCCGATCCATCGACGGGACCCGGCGTATGACCCGCGTCGTACGCGGCCCATGCCACGGGGTAGCCGGCGCGGCACCCCGAGTAGGTCGTGACGACATGCGTGAGGCTTCCCCGTGCCGGCTCTGGCGGGTTCTGGGGAGTGCAGCCGTTGCACCCGCTCAACTGCCCGCCCGCGTAGACGGCGACCGCGCGGAACACTGTCGGCCGGGCGCACGCGAGTGCGAAACTCATGCCGCCTCCGTAGCTGAAACCCCCGGCGAAGCGCTGGTTCGTGTCGACACACAGGCCCGCGTCGAGCTGCCTGATCATGTCGTCCACGAAGGTCAGATCCTCGCCGTTGGAGTTGGCCCAGCCGTTCCCGAGGCCCTGGGGCGCGACGAAGATCGCGCTGTCGTTCGAGATCGACCGCAGGCCGTAGTACGACCAGGGGTATCCGCTGGTTCCGCCCGAGTCGACGTCGCCTGCGGTGCCACCGTTCCAGTGGAAACCGAAGACCAGTCGGTACGGGCGGCTGTTGTCGTAGTTGGCGGGCACCCGCAGGATGTAGTTCCGCGTCCTGCCGTTGAGAGCGTGGTGGCCACGGCGATCGGCGTGCGCCATCGGTGACGATTCCTGCCGTGTCGCATCGCGTTTCTCCCTTCATGGCTGTGGCGAATCAGCGGTAGCCGGCGGCGACGACGTTGGCGTGTACCGCGTTCTCGGTCGCGTCGGACGGGTAGCCGGACACCATCGCGCCCTCGTAGAAGGTGCCGGCGCTGAGGTTCGCGCCGCCGCCGGGCTTGCAGCAGTCACCCCCGCTGCCGAGGATGATGGCGCCCTGCTTCTTCATGGGGCTGTACCCGGGCGGAAGCGCGCCGTCCCAGAGCGTGGTCAGGCTTCCGGTCTGGCCGTTGCCACCCTTGAGTGCGAAACGGCTCGTCCCGTTGTTCTTCAGCATCGCCGTCACGAACTTGCTGGTGAAGGCCCGCTGGTTCGGGTTCCAGGTCTGACTGCCACCGGAGTAGAGCCCCCATTCGAGGTCGGCCTGGACCCATGGGCCGGTGCCGGCGCACCCGCCGAACCAGCACTGGGTGCTGAAATTGATCGCGTCCATCGCCCCGGCCGCGTCGGCCGCTCGGGTCGTCTCACTGTTGCCGTAGTCGAAGCAGCAGCCGCCGTTGACATGGGTGCCGCTGGCCACCATGTACATGCCTTCGGGGGCGCTGCCGGTCGGCACGCCGGTCAGGTGGCCGTCCCGCCAGTAGCTGTTGCCGGGGTTGATGTAGAGCGAGTAGGCCTTGCTGCCGCCGACCGCCAGCGACTCCGACGTCGCGACCGCCGGGCGGCTCTGGGGGGAGCCGGGAACCACACTCGATCCCTGGTACCACAGGTCGTTCCCGCGGCCGGACTGGTCATAGACGACGGTGATGACACAGGTGGTCCCCGCGCAGAACGAGTCCTGCGTCGTCGCGTCGGCGGTGCCACCCGCGCTCAGGACGCCGATGTTCCGGGTCGTGCTGTCGGACGAGCGCCGGACCTGGTAGAGGTTGCCGTTGTAGGTGCCGTAGAGCGCTCGTACGGTGCTGTGGGCGGCGATGCAGGGGGTGCCGCCCGAGGCGTAGATGTCGCACGTGCCCGCGCCGCCCGGCACCGGCGGGGTCGGCGAGTCCCACTGCTGGTTGGTGCCGGCGTGGCAGGACCAGAGGGTGATCCTGGTCCCGTTGGCGGTGCCGGCGGCGTTGGCGTCGAGGCACAGTCCGGACTGGACGCCGGTGATGGTGCCGTTGGGGTTGACGTTCCACTGTTGGTTGTTCTGGCCGTTGCAGTCCCAGATGACGACCGGGGTGCCGTTGGTGGTGCCGCGTCCGCTGGCGTCGAGGCACTTGTTGCCGGGGACGGTCAGTTGTTTGCCGGTGGTGTAGGTCCAGGTCTGGCCGGCTGCGCCGGTGCAGTCCTGGAGTTGGGTCTGGGTGCCGTTGGTGGTGCCGGCGCCGGGGACGGTCAGGCAACGGCCGGACTGCGCGCCCACGATGGGGGCGCTCTGCCCGGGCTCGATCGGTGCCGCCACCGCGGTGGCGCAGACGCCGACAAGCACCAGGGCGGTGCCCAGCGCGGACAGCCGTCCGTACCGGCGGGGTCGAGGTATCCGAAACACCATGGCGGTTCCTCACCTGTTCCTAGGGAGGGATGCCCGGCGCGCAACCGCGCCGGGCATCCCGTCCGGACGGGCTATACGGCGGTGAACCGCCACTGTTGGTTGGTGCCGCTGTGGCAGCTCCATTGCAGGAGTCGTGCGCCGTCGGCCGTCGAGCCGCCGTTGACGTCGACGCACAGTCCACTGGGGAGGCTCTTCACCGTGTACACGCCCACCGTGGTGGTCGGTGTGACGAGGAACTTCTGCGGGTTGCCGTTGTCGCAGGTGGACTGCTGCAGGAACGCGCCCTGGGCGGTGGACCCGCCCGTGACGGCGAGGCACTTGTCGCTGTGCACCGCCTTCAGGTGGACGGCGCCGCCACCGGCGTCGACGGCCTGCCACTTCTGGTTGTCGGCGCCGGTGGCCGGCCACTGGACGACCTGGGCACCGTCAGCGGTCGAGGCGCCGTTGACGTCCATGAATTTGCCGCTGTGCTGTGCTGCGACCGTCCAGGTCCGACCGGCCACGCCACCACCGCCGCTGCCCGGTTCGCCGACTCCGTTGCCGCCGAAGGTGAGCGAGTCGAGGTCGAACCAGTTGTTCGAGGTGCCCTTGAACACCAGGTAGAGCCGGTGTGAGCCGGCGAGATCGGCGGTGTTCACCGCCGGCGTGGACTGGTAGTTGTTCCAGCCGCCGGTGCTGGGCACCGGTGTCGTGGCCAGGAGTGTGCCGGTCGGGGAGTCGGCGCGCAGTTCGATCGATCCGCCGCCGCTCGGCGACGACAGGCGGTACTTCACGCTCGTGATGCCCGACAGGCTCATCGGGTTGAACGCGATCCAGTCGTTGTCGGAGATGTTGCCGACCCGCTTGCCGCTCTCCGCGCCGGCCTGCTCGACGATCTGCACACCCGACTGGTCGGTGTAGAACTCGGCCTGCTTGTGCTTGGGCTGGAGGATCGCCTGGGCGTAGCCGGTGAGCGGGTTCGCACCGCCGGGGCCGCCGTCGTCGGTGTAGCGGGCGTTGAGGACGTAGTACAGGTTGGCGCCGTCGGGGTGCCCGCCCAGTAGCGTCGTGTCGATGGTGCCCGAGCACCCCGGATGGTCCGTGGTCTCGTGCTGGTGATCGTCGTGGCCGAGGGCGGGGTTGACGAGCACCTTGGCGCAGTCGATGGGCGCGCCGCCGGGGTCCGAGACGGAGACCTTGTACGGGACGCGGTCGCCGAAGTCCAGCATGCCGCCGTTGGACGGAATGGTGAGGGTGACGGTCGGTGCCGTGTTGCCCACGGTGATCGGCACGTTGGCGAAGGCTGTTTTGCCGGTGTTGTCGGTGACCTTGAGCTGGGCGGTGTAGTTGCCGTTGGCGGTGTAGGTGTGTGACGGGTTGGCCGCCGTGGACGTGGTGCCGTCGCCGAACGTCCAGTGGTGGCTGAGCGTGCTGCCGGGATCCGGGTCCGTGGACCCCGCGCTGCTGAACTGCACGTTCAGTGGCGCGTCCCCGTTGGTGGGCGTTCCGGTGGCCTTGGCGATCGGCGACCGCCCGCCGTGGTTGTAGTCGATGCGGTAGAGACCCGAGTCGTTGTTGCCACCGGAGAAGTTGTTGCCCCATTCGAGCAGGTACAGCGAGCCGTCGGGCCCGAACTCCATGTCCATCGGCTTGAGGAACTTGGCGCCGGGCATGAAGGGGTTGGTCCGGGTGACCGCGGTTGCGGAGTCGAAGTGGACCTCCTTGACGGTGTGGCGCGACCACTCGTAGAAGAAGTGGACCCCGTCGTAGTAGGGCGGGAACTTCGTCCCGGACGGGTTCGTGGCGTCGTAGCGGTAGACCGGTCCGCCCATCGGCCCCGAGCCGCCGGAGCCGAGTTCGGGGAAGTTGGGTGAGACGCCGTAGCCGTACCACATGTTCGGCGCGACGATCGGCTTGAGGCTGGTCAGGCCGGTGTTGTTCGGCGAGTTGTTGACCGGCGCGTTGCAGTTGAACTTGGCGCCGACGACGCCGGTGCTCGGGTTGTAGGGCGCGTAGGCCTGGTTGTCGCCGTGGCAGAACGGCCAGCCGTAGTTGCCCGGGGCCTTGATGACATTGAGCTCGACGAGCCCTTCGGGGCCGCGGTTGGTCGTGGGCGGGTTCCGGTCCGGGCCGTAGTCGGCGAGGTAGACCCACCCGTTGGCCGGGTCGATCGAGAAGCGGAACGGATTGCGGAAGCCCATCGCGTAGATCTCCGGCCGGGTCTGCGCCGTGCCCTGCGGGTAGAGGTTGCCGGCCGGGACGGTGTAGCCGCCGTCGGCCGACGGCCGGATGCGCAGGAGCTTGCCCCGCAGGTCGTTGGTGTTGCCGGCGGTGCGGGCGGCGTCGAGGTTGGCCTTGCCCTGCCGCCAGTCCAGCGGGGCGTAGCCCTGCCAGTTGGAGTCGAGGTTCGGTGGGACGTCGTCCCCGGTGCCGATGTAGAGGTTCTTGTCGGGGCCGAACTCGATGTAGCCGCCCGTGTGCCCGGGCTCGGCGAACGTGCGGTCACGGGTCGCGGGGATGTCGATGATCGTCACCTGGCTCGACATGTTCAGGGTGTCGCCGGTGAGCGTGAACCGGGAGACCCGGTTGATGTCGTTCGGGACTCCGGCCGGGGAGTGATACAGGTACACGTAGCCGTTGTCGGCGAAGTCGGGGTCGAGCGCCAGTCCGGTGAGGCCGTCCTCGCCGCCGGTGTAGACGCTGAGCGTGGCGGCTGTCACGGTCCTGTTGGTGGTCGGTTTGAAGATCTTCAGTTGCCCGCCCCGCTGGACGTAGAGCACCCGCCCGTCCGGGGCGACCGCGAGGGCCATCGGGTCCGCGGTGTTGTCGTCGAGGGTGCGCTTCTCGAAGTTGCTCCACACGGTGCCGCCGCAGTCGCCGGGCTCGTTGCCGGCCGCCCACTTGACGCCCCCGAGGACGTGGTTGCGGAAATGGGTCTCGCTGTACGCCGCGCTGGTGTGCCCCATGCCGGTGGCCCACACGCGGCCGCCGCCGGTGTTGCGGCACCAGGAGATGGGGTGGTCCGGCCCCATGGCGCGGGGGCCCGGGTTGTACGTGCGCTCGTCCGCGGTGACCAGGACATGGACGTCGCCGCGGGGGTTGCGGTCGAAGTTGTACCACTCCTCGCTGCGGTTCCAACGGTCCGGCAGGCCGGCCGTCGACGGGTGCTTCTTGTCCGCGACGACGGCGGTACCGGACAGCACGCCGGGGGAGTGCTCCGGCATGTGTGCGCCGCCGTTGATGGTCTGGTCCCACCACGGGTACTCGTTCTCGATGCCCATGTCTGTGGCGTTGTGGATCGCGACGATGCCCTTGCCGCTGGCGAGGTAGCCCTCCACCGCCTGACGTTGGGCCGCCGTGGTCCACACCATTCCCGAGGTCTGGAACATGATGAGCACGTCGAAGGTGGCGAGGTTCGCCGGGGTGAAAACGCTCGAGTCCTCGCTATGGACCAACTCGAAGTTGCTGGCCGCCGCCTGCTCCCGAAACATCGAGAGGCCGGCGGGGATCGAATCATGCCGATAGCCGGCCGTCTTCGTGAAGACCAGGGCTCGGAATGCCGGCGCCGCTGACGCCGGTTGGGCGATGACGAGCGACAGGAGCACGCTCGCGATCGCCCCGAAGATTAATATGATGCGACGCATGCCGTCTCCTATTTCGGCGGAGCAACGATGGCATGACCACGGGCACGCGCCGGCCGCACCTGCGATGTGCCGGAGTGCCTGAGCGCGTCGTAGGCACGCGTGTGCCGTCAGCTCGTCATCCCGTCCGCCGTGACGGGCAGTCAAGTCCCTACGGAAGAGAGGGGGCGTCACACCGGATGCGACCGTCTCCCGTGGTCTGCCGGTCAGCATGCAGCGGCGTATCGCAACAGTCAATATGGTTCGGGTGCGGCCGATTCCATAACACATTTTGCGCATCAATCGTCGTGGGTCGGCGCGCGACTGTGAACGGGCCGATTCCATAACACATTTTGCGCATCAGCCGTCGTGGGTCGGCGCGCGACTGTGGACGGGCCGATTCGATAACAGATTTCGGCGTATAAATCACTGTCGACTGATCGCCGGTCCACGATGTCCGGTGGTATTGCCAGGCGCTCATCGAGGCATTTACCCTCGGGGCCGCGATGTCGCCATCACGTCCGGTGAAAGTTCGCGGGCGGGAGCTGTCATTCCATTCCGGCCGTACCCAAACGATTCAGCTTTAGATGACTCAATCCTGCTGACGATGCGAATGGAGAGGGTCCCACGATGTCTGGCCTGCTGCCGTCGCCGCTGCTCGCTCTGCGAGGCATCGGCAAGTCGTTCCTCGGCGTGCGGGTGCTCGACGGCGTCGACCTCCAGGTCCGGCCGGGCGAGGTGCACGCGGTCGTCGGCGAGAACGGCGCCGGCAAGTCCACGCTCATGAAGGTGGTGTCCGGCGTCCACCAGCCCGACGAGGGAACGGTTGAGTTCGCCGGGACACCGCGGACGTTCCGCAGCCCGCGCGAGGCCCAACAGGCTGGTATCGGCATCGTCTACCAGGAGCTGACCCTGCTGCCCGAGCGCACCGTCGCGGAGAACGTCTGTCTGGGCCGCGAGCCCCTGCGCCGCGGGCTCGTCGACCGTAGGGAGATGCTCAGCCATACCGCGGGGCTCCTCGCCTCGATCGGGGAGGGCTCGTTACCGCCCGACACGCGGGTGGGACGACTCGGTGTGGCGCAACAACAGGTGGTCGAGATCGTCAAGGCGCTCGCCCTCGACGCGCGGCTGCTCATCATGGACGAGCCCACCGCGGCTCTCGCCGACCACGAAGTCGACCAGCTCTACGCGCTCGTACGGCGGCTGCAGGAGCACGGGATAGGCGTGCTGTACGTCTCGCACCGCCTCAAGGAGGTCTTCGACCTGTCCAGTCGGATCACCGTGCTCAAGGACGGCCGGGCGATGGCCACCTTGGACACCGCGGACACCAGCGCCGATCAGCTGGTGCGCCACATGGTCGGCCGCGAGCTGTCGAGCTACTACCCCGACCGGGCGAAGCCCCAGGAGCTGGGCCCGGTGCGGCTGACCGTCCGGGGCGGAGGCAACCGGAAGCTGCGCGCCATCGACCTACGGCTGCGCGCCGGCGAGGTGCTCGGCGTCGGTGGCCTGCAGGGCTCCGGCCGGTCGGCGTTGGCCCGCGCACTGTTCGGCGCCGCACCGTTCAGCACCGGCCAGGTGACCGTCGACGGAGCGCCGGTCCGGCTGCGCTCGCCCCGCGCCGCGATGCGGGCCGGTATCGCCTACGTCTCCGAGGACCGCAAGGGCGAGGGGATCGTCGCCGAGCAGTCGGTGCTCGACAATGCGCTGTTGGCCGGCCGCGCCGTCCGCCCGACCTGGGTCGGCCGCGGTTCCCGGACCGCGCGGGTCCGGGAACTGCTCGCGGCCGTTGAGCTGCGCGCCGCAGGGGAGGACCAGGAGATCCGTTTCCTGTCCGGGGGCAACCAGCAGAAGGTCGTGCTGGCCAGGTGGCTCGCGCTCGCCCCGAGGATCCTGCTCTTCGACGAGCCGACCCGGGGTATCGACGTGGGCGCCAAGTCGGCGATCCACGATCTCGTCCGTCGGCTGGCCCGCGACGGCGCCGCCGTGCTGATGGTCTCGTCCGAGCTGCCCGAGCTGCTCGGCATGAGCGACCGGATCATCGTCATGCGCGACGGCCTGATCGCCGGCGAGCTACCCGCCGGCGCGACAGAGGAGGATGTCGTCGCCCTGGCGGTCGGCACCGTGCGGGACGCGGCCGGATGAGCGGCGCGCTGTCCCTGTCGGCCCGGCGGACCCCGCCCGGCGTGTTCGTCGCCCTGGTTCTCACCCTGGCGATCGGTTGGCTCATTGTCACGGTCGACGGCGGCCGGCTGTTCAGCCTGCAGACGACGGTGAGTCTGCTGCACGTCGCCGCCGGCCTGGGCCTCGTCGCGGTCGGCCAGACGCTGGTCATCGTCGGGGGCTCGCTGGATCTGTCCGTGGCGTACGTGGTCAGCCTGAGCACCCTCGTCGCCGCCGAGACCATGGCCGGTGACGACGGTGCGCTGCTGCCGGGGATCGGCCTGACGCTCGCCGTCAGCAGCGCGATCGGCCTCGTCAACGGACTGCTCGTCACCACGGCGCGGATCAACCCCTTCATCGCGACCGTCGGCGTCGGACTGCTGCTGAAGGGATACCTCGACAACGGATACGACGGCCCGGCCGGCAAGGCCGCACCCGCCCTGGTGCAGGGCCTGGGGTATCAGCGCATCGGCCCGGTGCCGCTGTCGTTCCTGCTGCTGCTCGCCGTCGCAGCCGCGGCCTGGTTGGTGCTGGCGCGTACCCGCTTCGGCCACCACCTGATCGCCGTGGGCGGTGACCCGGAGGTCGCCCGGCTCTCCGGCGTGCGCAACAACCGGGTCCTCGTCACCGCCCATGTGCTGTGCGCCCTCTGCG
Proteins encoded in this region:
- a CDS encoding ThuA domain-containing protein — translated: MRRIILIFGAIASVLLSLVIAQPASAAPAFRALVFTKTAGYRHDSIPAGLSMFREQAAASNFELVHSEDSSVFTPANLATFDVLIMFQTSGMVWTTAAQRQAVEGYLASGKGIVAIHNATDMGIENEYPWWDQTINGGAHMPEHSPGVLSGTAVVADKKHPSTAGLPDRWNRSEEWYNFDRNPRGDVHVLVTADERTYNPGPRAMGPDHPISWCRNTGGGRVWATGMGHTSAAYSETHFRNHVLGGVKWAAGNEPGDCGGTVWSNFEKRTLDDNTADPMALAVAPDGRVLYVQRGGQLKIFKPTTNRTVTAATLSVYTGGEDGLTGLALDPDFADNGYVYLYHSPAGVPNDINRVSRFTLTGDTLNMSSQVTIIDIPATRDRTFAEPGHTGGYIEFGPDKNLYIGTGDDVPPNLDSNWQGYAPLDWRQGKANLDAARTAGNTNDLRGKLLRIRPSADGGYTVPAGNLYPQGTAQTRPEIYAMGFRNPFRFSIDPANGWVYLADYGPDRNPPTTNRGPEGLVELNVIKAPGNYGWPFCHGDNQAYAPYNPSTGVVGAKFNCNAPVNNSPNNTGLTSLKPIVAPNMWYGYGVSPNFPELGSGGSGPMGGPVYRYDATNPSGTKFPPYYDGVHFFYEWSRHTVKEVHFDSATAVTRTNPFMPGAKFLKPMDMEFGPDGSLYLLEWGNNFSGGNNDSGLYRIDYNHGGRSPIAKATGTPTNGDAPLNVQFSSAGSTDPDPGSTLSHHWTFGDGTTSTAANPSHTYTANGNYTAQLKVTDNTGKTAFANVPITVGNTAPTVTLTIPSNGGMLDFGDRVPYKVSVSDPGGAPIDCAKVLVNPALGHDDHQHETTDHPGCSGTIDTTLLGGHPDGANLYYVLNARYTDDGGPGGANPLTGYAQAILQPKHKQAEFYTDQSGVQIVEQAGAESGKRVGNISDNDWIAFNPMSLSGITSVKYRLSSPSGGGSIELRADSPTGTLLATTPVPSTGGWNNYQSTPAVNTADLAGSHRLYLVFKGTSNNWFDLDSLTFGGNGVGEPGSGGGGVAGRTWTVAAQHSGKFMDVNGASTADGAQVVQWPATGADNQKWQAVDAGGGAVHLKAVHSDKCLAVTGGSTAQGAFLQQSTCDNGNPQKFLVTPTTTVGVYTVKSLPSGLCVDVNGGSTADGARLLQWSCHSGTNQQWRFTAV
- a CDS encoding sugar ABC transporter ATP-binding protein, translating into MSGLLPSPLLALRGIGKSFLGVRVLDGVDLQVRPGEVHAVVGENGAGKSTLMKVVSGVHQPDEGTVEFAGTPRTFRSPREAQQAGIGIVYQELTLLPERTVAENVCLGREPLRRGLVDRREMLSHTAGLLASIGEGSLPPDTRVGRLGVAQQQVVEIVKALALDARLLIMDEPTAALADHEVDQLYALVRRLQEHGIGVLYVSHRLKEVFDLSSRITVLKDGRAMATLDTADTSADQLVRHMVGRELSSYYPDRAKPQELGPVRLTVRGGGNRKLRAIDLRLRAGEVLGVGGLQGSGRSALARALFGAAPFSTGQVTVDGAPVRLRSPRAAMRAGIAYVSEDRKGEGIVAEQSVLDNALLAGRAVRPTWVGRGSRTARVRELLAAVELRAAGEDQEIRFLSGGNQQKVVLARWLALAPRILLFDEPTRGIDVGAKSAIHDLVRRLARDGAAVLMVSSELPELLGMSDRIIVMRDGLIAGELPAGATEEDVVALAVGTVRDAAG
- a CDS encoding ABC transporter permease, whose product is MSGALSLSARRTPPGVFVALVLTLAIGWLIVTVDGGRLFSLQTTVSLLHVAAGLGLVAVGQTLVIVGGSLDLSVAYVVSLSTLVAAETMAGDDGALLPGIGLTLAVSSAIGLVNGLLVTTARINPFIATVGVGLLLKGYLDNGYDGPAGKAAPALVQGLGYQRIGPVPLSFLLLLAVAAAAWLVLARTRFGHHLIAVGGDPEVARLSGVRNNRVLVTAHVLCALCAGLAGVYLASRLGAGAPRVGTEGLYDLESIAAVVLGGTALAGGRGGVVGTVGGVLLLASIDAIFNQLEVDVFFKQVIRGVIIIAAVAVYARRAMRKAS